One window from the genome of Enterobacteriaceae bacterium Kacie_13 encodes:
- the tssE gene encoding type VI secretion system baseplate subunit TssE: MPRPSLYEMLFGNFTGGLDLHQVSEENQVILSVLDNMQRILNCRAGTQAHLPDYGLPDMTKILQGMPGTAHQLMGTLSDVLLKYEPRLKRVDVVVLEQTRPGELRYAIDAELKDIGLVRYGTEFMPEGRVLLRHLKQQQYLDTTTRM; the protein is encoded by the coding sequence ATGCCGCGTCCCTCTTTGTACGAAATGCTGTTTGGCAACTTCACCGGCGGTCTTGACTTGCATCAGGTCAGTGAAGAGAACCAGGTCATCCTGTCGGTACTCGACAATATGCAACGTATTCTCAACTGCCGTGCAGGCACGCAGGCCCACCTCCCCGATTATGGCCTGCCGGATATGACCAAAATCCTGCAGGGAATGCCGGGGACCGCACATCAACTGATGGGTACGCTCTCTGACGTGCTGCTGAAATATGAGCCGCGCCTGAAAAGGGTTGATGTAGTGGTCCTGGAGCAGACCCGGCCCGGCGAGCTTCGTTACGCCATCGATGCAGAACTGAAAGACATTGGGCTGGTGCGTTACGGCACGGAGTTTATGCCGGAAGGTCGGGTGCTATTACGCCATTTGAAGCAACAGCAGTATCTCGACACGACAACCCGCATGTAA
- the tssF gene encoding type VI secretion system baseplate subunit TssF: MDDLTLRYYDAEMRYLREAAKEFAQTHPDRAAMLDLDKAGTPDPYVERLFEGFAFSMGRLREKIDDDLPELTEGLVSMLWPHYLRTIPSLSVVAFTPDLKAMKMAEPVPAGLEVTSRPIGPKNTVCRYRTTRDMMLNPLSISGVTMTTEPDGRSRLAIRFACSGQADWSQADLGRLSLYLAADAPVSSQLHMMLTRRQAALYMRLPGQADRIRLEGWFSPGGFGEEEGLWPKGDAGFSGYQLLLEYFTFRDKFMFVHLNGLEGITLPAGTEYFDIEVVLSQLWPSDLPVTHEAIRLHCVPVINLFTLEADPLTISGLESEYLLRPKRLQDGHTEIYAVDSVTGSKRTDDAEYVPFSSFRHKGGMLRRHAPPRYYHTRVKRGVTGLHDTWLILGGMQWEEDKGVERETVSLQITGTNGQLPRRALQSTLLDRCEQVMQTTMSVKNLCKPTLPVYPPAEDRFHWRVLSHLGSSFLNMMSSAEVLRGTLALYNWQEDELNNRRLEAIQRVEHHRIQRFEEGYLLRGLDIEVTLDSNGFTGEGDVHLFGELLNRFFALYADMNQFNQLTLIVQPEGKCIRWKENHSPRLPG, encoded by the coding sequence ATGGACGACTTAACCCTGCGTTATTACGATGCCGAAATGCGCTACCTGCGTGAAGCGGCGAAAGAGTTTGCCCAGACCCATCCTGATCGGGCAGCCATGCTCGACCTGGATAAAGCCGGAACCCCGGACCCTTATGTCGAACGCTTATTTGAAGGGTTTGCCTTCTCAATGGGGCGTCTGCGGGAAAAAATTGATGACGACCTGCCGGAGCTGACCGAAGGGCTGGTCAGTATGCTCTGGCCACACTACCTGCGCACCATCCCCTCTTTGTCCGTGGTCGCATTTACCCCCGACCTGAAGGCCATGAAAATGGCCGAGCCGGTACCGGCCGGGTTAGAGGTCACCTCCCGACCAATAGGCCCGAAGAATACCGTCTGCCGGTATCGCACCACCCGCGACATGATGCTCAATCCGCTCAGCATATCCGGCGTCACCATGACCACCGAGCCGGATGGGCGGTCGCGGCTCGCGATACGTTTTGCCTGCAGCGGACAGGCTGACTGGTCGCAGGCGGACCTCGGCCGCCTGAGCCTGTATCTGGCCGCAGATGCGCCGGTCAGCAGCCAGCTGCATATGATGCTGACCCGTCGTCAGGCCGCACTGTACATGCGCCTTCCCGGACAAGCGGATCGCATCCGGCTGGAGGGTTGGTTTTCACCGGGCGGATTCGGTGAGGAGGAGGGGCTGTGGCCGAAAGGCGACGCGGGCTTTAGCGGTTACCAACTGCTGCTGGAATATTTTACCTTCCGCGACAAGTTTATGTTTGTTCATCTCAATGGTCTGGAGGGGATAACGCTGCCTGCGGGAACGGAGTACTTCGATATTGAGGTGGTGCTGAGCCAGCTGTGGCCATCCGATTTACCGGTCACCCATGAGGCCATTCGTCTGCACTGCGTTCCGGTCATCAACCTGTTCACCCTGGAAGCCGATCCCCTGACGATTTCCGGACTCGAAAGTGAATACCTGTTACGGCCAAAACGCCTGCAGGACGGGCATACCGAAATTTACGCGGTGGATTCGGTGACTGGGTCAAAGCGCACGGATGATGCCGAGTATGTGCCGTTCAGCAGTTTCCGCCACAAAGGCGGCATGTTGCGCCGTCATGCACCACCGCGTTATTACCACACCCGCGTGAAGCGCGGTGTTACCGGGTTGCATGACACCTGGCTGATTTTGGGCGGGATGCAATGGGAAGAGGATAAGGGGGTTGAGCGGGAAACCGTATCGCTGCAAATCACCGGCACCAACGGCCAACTGCCACGTCGCGCCCTGCAGAGCACATTGCTCGACCGGTGTGAGCAGGTGATGCAGACGACAATGTCCGTCAAAAACCTCTGTAAACCGACACTGCCGGTCTATCCACCCGCAGAGGACCGCTTTCACTGGCGGGTGCTGAGCCATCTGGGTTCAAGTTTTCTCAATATGATGAGCAGCGCTGAAGTGCTGCGCGGGACGCTGGCACTGTACAACTGGCAGGAAGATGAACTGAATAACCGCCGCCTGGAGGCGATACAACGTGTCGAGCATCACCGTATCCAGCGTTTCGAGGAGGGATATCTGCTGCGCGGGCTGGATATTGAAGTCACCCTCGACAGCAACGGTTTTACCGGGGAAGGTGACGTTCATTTGTTCGGTGAACTGCTCAACCGCTTCTTTGCGCTTTACGCCGACATGAACCAGTTTAACCAGCTCACCCTGATTGTTCAGCCAGAAGGAAAATGCATCCGGTGGAAAGAGAATCACAGTCCGCGCCTGCCCGGCTGA
- the tssG gene encoding type VI secretion system baseplate subunit TssG: MHPVERESQSAPARLMETLGDRLPYINFYRFCQLLEQSQPDKPVIGSTWQVRHEPVRFRPHSGMGFPASEIKGLEAAEQPHLPPTVRVTFMGLYGVESPLPTHYIDDITQRREGHEATADFLDIFNHRLIAQYYRIWRKYSYPATFEEGGKDRTSQYLLGLAGLGVDGCAKNIATPASRFLALLPVMLLPGRTAEGMTSLVRLLAPNTQAKIWHHDKRRVPLKKPLTMSVNQPVTLKHRPVMGHYATDVNCQVLMQLTTTCPEEVQGWLPGGELHSDLMALLHVYLGARLDVRLQLCVARSLLPDATMSSQSRPGAAQLGRTAILRPLNLGATPQSKTITINLGRYERVQENLHRRETDEDGDYSW; the protein is encoded by the coding sequence ATGCATCCGGTGGAAAGAGAATCACAGTCCGCGCCTGCCCGGCTGATGGAAACGCTGGGCGACCGGCTACCCTATATCAATTTTTACCGCTTCTGCCAATTGCTGGAGCAGAGCCAGCCTGATAAACCTGTCATTGGTAGCACCTGGCAGGTCCGTCACGAGCCGGTGCGCTTTCGGCCTCATTCGGGGATGGGTTTTCCGGCCTCGGAAATCAAAGGCCTTGAGGCCGCAGAGCAGCCGCATCTGCCACCGACCGTCAGGGTCACCTTTATGGGGCTCTATGGCGTGGAGTCGCCGCTGCCGACGCACTACATCGACGATATCACCCAGCGGCGGGAAGGCCATGAAGCCACGGCGGATTTCCTCGATATTTTCAACCACCGCCTGATTGCTCAGTACTACCGTATCTGGCGTAAATACTCTTACCCGGCGACCTTTGAGGAGGGAGGGAAAGACAGAACGTCACAGTATCTGCTGGGGTTGGCGGGACTCGGTGTTGACGGGTGTGCGAAAAATATCGCCACGCCGGCATCCCGTTTTCTGGCGCTGCTGCCGGTGATGTTGTTACCGGGCCGCACCGCGGAAGGTATGACCTCACTGGTACGCCTGCTGGCACCGAATACCCAGGCAAAAATCTGGCACCACGATAAACGTCGCGTGCCGCTGAAAAAGCCGCTGACCATGAGTGTCAACCAGCCGGTTACGCTGAAACATCGTCCGGTGATGGGTCACTACGCCACCGATGTGAATTGTCAGGTGCTGATGCAACTGACGACTACCTGTCCGGAGGAAGTTCAGGGCTGGCTTCCCGGAGGCGAACTCCACAGCGATTTAATGGCACTACTGCACGTTTATCTCGGCGCCCGTCTGGATGTCCGTCTGCAGCTTTGTGTCGCTCGCAGTCTGCTGCCAGATGCAACGATGAGCAGCCAGTCACGCCCCGGTGCCGCCCAGTTGGGCCGCACCGCGATACTACGCCCCCTCAATCTGGGCGCAACACCACAATCAAAAACAATAACCATTAATCTGGGCCGCTATGAGCGGGTTCAGGAAAACCTTCACCGCAGGGAGACTGATGAAGATGGCGATTACTCTTGGTAA
- the tssA gene encoding type VI secretion system protein TssA — protein MSSLNSLLDVCQARQDTLLAQTRERVALWDNWLLPVPGVSGVGEDPGYHDDFQQMREEVNKLSGADTERICQLAEGLLTHTAKDIRVATYYCWAKLHREGERGLADGLELLAGLLERFGGQLHPQRDRSRKAALEWLAGSRMTDSLSLYPEVVSEDALRTAGALLLIAQLTDAEPDETRPQLDGLYRALEARLQKAGGVDAVVPQNASDNTPAASLVHNDAPQLSRITSGQDLLAQARTLTDYLRDQPDGWLPAHHLMKSLRHDTLHAIPAPDAAGRTRIEPPRADQRALLKRLYLQQSWSEITEQADSVFSRGANHLWLDLQWYIHQALQKQGKDTLADIIAADLKGLLSRLTGLETLAFNDGTPFADEVTLNWIQQSVMDSVGGWSDDVHTSQTRSADEDILALEPEAVALADSEGPEAALNWLQNRPGITTARQKWLVRLLMARVAEQYGKNELATHLFSELDSQAEGVTLAQWEPGLLFEVRARHLKLLRMKAGHSESDKTRLQPKMEQLLAGLIALDPPRAAVLCG, from the coding sequence ATGTCATCGCTGAATTCCTTGCTGGATGTCTGCCAGGCACGGCAGGACACGCTGTTAGCACAGACCCGTGAGCGCGTTGCGCTGTGGGATAACTGGCTGCTGCCCGTTCCCGGTGTTTCCGGGGTAGGAGAAGACCCCGGTTACCATGACGATTTCCAGCAGATGCGTGAAGAGGTGAATAAGCTCTCTGGCGCGGACACTGAACGGATCTGCCAACTGGCCGAAGGGCTGTTGACCCACACCGCCAAAGATATTCGCGTGGCCACTTATTACTGCTGGGCGAAACTGCACCGGGAAGGCGAACGCGGCCTGGCTGACGGACTGGAATTACTGGCGGGCCTGCTTGAACGCTTTGGCGGGCAACTGCATCCACAGCGTGACCGTAGCCGTAAAGCTGCTCTCGAATGGCTGGCCGGTTCGCGTATGACAGACAGCCTCTCTCTGTACCCGGAAGTGGTGAGCGAGGATGCGTTGCGTACCGCCGGGGCGTTGCTGCTGATAGCGCAACTGACGGACGCTGAGCCCGATGAAACCCGTCCGCAACTCGATGGTCTGTACCGTGCTCTTGAGGCCCGCCTGCAAAAAGCAGGCGGCGTGGATGCGGTGGTCCCGCAGAATGCCAGTGACAATACGCCTGCAGCCTCCCTCGTACACAATGATGCACCACAGCTGAGTCGGATCACCTCCGGACAGGATTTGCTGGCACAGGCCCGCACCCTGACCGACTACCTGCGTGACCAGCCGGACGGCTGGCTCCCGGCACACCATCTGATGAAAAGCCTGCGTCACGATACGCTGCATGCTATCCCTGCACCGGATGCAGCAGGCAGAACCCGCATCGAACCGCCCAGAGCGGACCAGCGCGCCCTGCTCAAACGTCTTTATCTGCAACAGAGCTGGAGCGAAATAACGGAGCAGGCTGACAGCGTCTTCTCGCGCGGTGCAAACCACCTGTGGCTTGATTTGCAGTGGTATATCCACCAGGCGCTGCAAAAACAAGGAAAAGATACGCTGGCGGACATCATTGCTGCCGACCTGAAGGGGTTACTCTCTCGCCTGACCGGGCTGGAGACGCTGGCGTTTAATGACGGCACCCCCTTTGCCGATGAGGTAACGCTGAACTGGATCCAGCAGAGCGTGATGGACTCCGTCGGAGGCTGGAGCGATGACGTACATACCTCACAAACCCGTAGTGCTGATGAAGACATCCTTGCACTTGAGCCGGAAGCCGTCGCGCTTGCTGACAGTGAGGGTCCCGAGGCGGCGCTGAACTGGCTGCAGAACCGGCCCGGTATCACCACCGCCCGCCAGAAATGGCTAGTGCGCCTGCTGATGGCGCGTGTTGCGGAACAGTACGGTAAAAACGAGCTGGCAACACATCTGTTCTCTGAGCTGGATTCACAGGCGGAGGGGGTGACACTTGCGCAGTGGGAACCCGGGCTGCTGTTTGAAGTGCGCGCGCGTCATTTGAAACTGCTGCGTATGAAAGCCGGGCACAGTGAAAGCGACAAAACCCGCCTGCAGCCGAAAATGGAACAACTGCTTGCCGGACTGATAGCACTCGATCCCCCGCGGGCGGCTGTGTTGTGTGGCTAA
- a CDS encoding GIY-YIG nuclease family protein, whose product MARRKKDDNAAGIILVIIGVIAWGVYVAVRALININERFIGSVSNPAGIIALFFGLLIAAALVLRVFHYRSFRKKTAELEQAVSDLAQKEKAFEETVSTEVARGIHQEKKRLAGLWDEYHEARNKASKALQRIVDSAYKFKVKTLLAGTTVNNWQSKYDQLRKERDAYAAISEKITFLELEDNADWGDVKQQFLDKVAFLEKAQEEKEYQAELKRQMREEKQRQDELDRQQQEAEEEEQRLAEQQRVLEEALLAAEGTYKEELERQRLELEQKIQDVHQQYERAKSMAQLTKQGHVYVISNIGSFGEDVFKIGMTRRLEPMERVKELSGAAVPFDFDVHAMISCDDAPALEKTLHDHLERYRINRINLRKEFFRVDLSKIINEVERHHGRVDYIADPAALQYLQSLEYAESEAA is encoded by the coding sequence ATGGCACGAAGAAAAAAAGATGACAATGCTGCGGGTATTATCCTGGTTATTATTGGTGTAATTGCCTGGGGTGTTTATGTCGCGGTAAGAGCATTAATTAATATTAATGAGCGTTTTATTGGATCCGTATCGAATCCGGCAGGCATTATTGCTCTGTTCTTTGGTTTATTGATTGCCGCTGCGCTGGTGCTACGGGTTTTCCATTACCGCAGCTTCAGGAAGAAAACCGCGGAACTTGAACAAGCTGTATCAGACCTTGCTCAGAAAGAAAAAGCCTTTGAAGAGACTGTCAGTACCGAAGTGGCACGAGGTATTCACCAAGAAAAGAAACGGCTTGCCGGTCTCTGGGATGAATATCATGAGGCCCGAAATAAGGCCAGCAAAGCGCTACAGCGTATTGTGGACTCAGCATATAAGTTCAAAGTGAAGACATTGCTTGCCGGAACCACCGTCAATAACTGGCAAAGTAAATATGACCAGCTCCGCAAGGAAAGAGATGCCTACGCTGCCATCAGTGAGAAAATTACCTTTCTGGAGCTGGAAGACAATGCGGACTGGGGCGATGTAAAACAGCAGTTCCTGGATAAGGTAGCGTTTCTGGAAAAGGCTCAGGAAGAAAAGGAGTATCAGGCCGAGCTCAAACGCCAGATGCGGGAAGAAAAGCAGCGGCAAGATGAGCTGGACAGGCAACAGCAGGAAGCTGAGGAAGAGGAGCAGCGCCTTGCTGAGCAGCAGCGAGTGCTGGAAGAGGCGCTACTGGCTGCCGAAGGTACATATAAAGAAGAGCTGGAAAGACAGCGCCTGGAACTGGAGCAAAAAATTCAGGACGTGCATCAGCAGTATGAGCGTGCAAAATCCATGGCCCAGCTCACGAAACAGGGGCATGTGTATGTGATTTCGAATATCGGCTCCTTTGGTGAAGATGTCTTCAAAATTGGTATGACCCGACGGCTTGAGCCCATGGAGCGGGTGAAAGAACTGAGTGGGGCAGCTGTGCCTTTTGATTTTGACGTCCACGCCATGATTTCCTGTGATGATGCGCCGGCGCTTGAAAAAACGTTGCACGACCATCTTGAACGTTACCGCATTAACAGGATTAACCTGCGTAAGGAGTTTTTCCGCGTAGACCTCAGCAAAATCATTAACGAGGTGGAACGTCACCATGGGCGGGTTGACTATATTGCTGACCCGGCAGCATTACAGTATCTGCAAAGCCTCGAATATGCTGAAAGTGAAGCAGCATGA
- the tssJ gene encoding type VI secretion system lipoprotein TssJ: MAITLGKTPLFILTSGIVMLLAGCGLTQKVSDGTVAVTKSIFYKQVKTLHLDIRAREAVNSNAGGMALSTVVRIYQLKDRKAFDSTDYPSLFAADSQALKADLVVEKDIRLQPGGAMIVDMPMEDNAQYVAVAGMFMSPDQVNDTWRVILSRDDLSPDKARIIEAGNNSLTLKPVKGD; the protein is encoded by the coding sequence ATGGCGATTACTCTTGGTAAAACCCCCCTATTTATACTGACATCAGGCATCGTGATGCTGCTAGCGGGCTGCGGCCTGACGCAAAAGGTGAGTGATGGCACCGTGGCTGTGACCAAATCCATTTTTTATAAGCAGGTCAAAACGTTACATCTGGATATTCGCGCCCGTGAAGCGGTGAACAGCAATGCCGGTGGCATGGCACTGTCCACCGTAGTGCGTATTTATCAGTTGAAAGACCGGAAGGCTTTCGACTCCACCGATTACCCGTCACTGTTTGCCGCTGACAGCCAGGCACTGAAGGCTGACCTTGTGGTTGAGAAGGATATTCGTCTGCAACCCGGCGGGGCGATGATAGTGGATATGCCAATGGAGGATAATGCGCAGTATGTGGCAGTCGCCGGGATGTTTATGTCACCGGATCAGGTGAACGACACCTGGCGTGTGATCCTCTCCCGTGATGACCTCTCCCCGGATAAGGCCAGAATTATTGAAGCCGGTAACAACAGCCTGACGCTCAAACCGGTGAAGGGTGACTGA